A stretch of the Aspergillus puulaauensis MK2 DNA, chromosome 6, nearly complete sequence genome encodes the following:
- a CDS encoding alpha/beta hydrolase (CAZy:CE10;~COG:V;~EggNog:ENOG410PH6G;~InterPro:IPR029058,IPR013094;~MEROPS:MER0036033;~PFAM:PF07859;~go_function: GO:0016787 - hydrolase activity [Evidence IEA]), giving the protein MSDYSQYQGPSTEWETFVEKNPLPPGNFSLPPQTIRQTANALRVQISQTELTNESLRDLVHWHDHSILTTDTQRILARVYTPSQPSPRAYPVYLYFHGGGHLLGTIETEDAACSRLAAQANLIVINVNYRHTPEFKHPTQVNDAWDAFTWLSRNAGILNADPTHVIVGGISAGAGLAASVVLRHHHSMHQRVVGADSEDSEATPPLTVIGQLLCIPWLVHPDNYNLPLGSGAGSSYAQNANAPVLPMALLRLFTDLLGAGDPSDPELNVGLAGDEAVAGLPKTAFLVAGRDLLRDEGLYYAETLERNGVPTKVHVFPGLPHGFRRFSALPSSRVWDELLVRNCQWILSDSQESEFGVVDTSR; this is encoded by the exons ATGTCAGACTACTCGCAATACCAAGGCCCCTCGACAGAATGGGAGACCTTCGTTGAGAAGAACCCTCTTCCCCCCGGAAACTTTAGCCTCCCCCCTCAAACAATCCGACAAACCGCCAACGCACTACGGGTCCAAATCTCCCAAACCGAGCTAACCAACGAGTCCCTCCGCGACCTCGTTCACTGGCACGACCACTCTATCCTCACAACAGACACCCAAAGAATCCTCGCCCGCGTCTACACCCCCAGCCAGCCGTCCCCCCGCGCCTATCCGGTCTACCTCTACTTCCACGGAGGCGGCCATCTCCTAGGCACAATCGAGACCGAGGACGCGGCGTGCTCGCGTCTTGCCGCACAAGCGAatctcatcgtcatcaacgTCAACTACCGACACACGCCGGAATTCAAGCACCCGACGCAGGTCAACGATGCATGGGACGCGTTTACCTGGCTATCGCGTAACGCAGGGATTCTCAATGCCGATCCAACGCACGTCATTGTGGGCGGGATCTCAGCGGGCGCGGGGCTCGCTGCGTCGGTTGTCCTCCGGCACCATCATTCCATGCATCAACGCGTGGTGGGTGCAGACTCGGAGGATTCAGAAGCGACGCCTCCCCTGACCGTAATCGGACAGCTCCTCTGTATCCCCTGGCTGGTGCACCCGGATAACTACAACCTCCCGTTGGGTTCCGGAGCAGGGTCGTCCTATGCGCAGAATGCGAACGCACCTGTTCTGCCCATGGCGTTGCTCCGGCTATTTACGGATCTGCTGGGCGCGGGAGATCCCAGCGACCCGGAGTTGAACGTTGGGTTGGCAGGGGATGAGGCTGTAGCTGGATTGCCGAAGACGGCTTTCTTGGTTGCGGGGAGGGACCTGTTAAGGGATGAAGGGTTGTATTATGCGGAGACGTTGGAGAGGAATGG GGTACCGACCAAGGTGCATGTCTTCCCTGGACTGCCGCATGGGTTTCGTCGGTTTAGTGCACTTCCCTCGAGCCGGGTATGGGATGAGTTGTTGGTGCGGAACTGCCAGTGGATTCTGTCGGACAGCCAGGAGTCTGaatttggtgttgttgacaCATCTAGGTAG
- a CDS encoding cupin domain-containing protein (COG:S;~EggNog:ENOG410PP69;~InterPro:IPR014710,IPR011051,IPR013096;~PFAM:PF07883), giving the protein MASSTPIELSTELNYDMPPARRHITTLDTQGRSVFAPEQEILYCNRGGYAVSWTYATSEFPANLKSDADLQGYLCEDRRRPNSVLNTGSRIVNEGGIIFNTTNFAPGTETVMHRTVSLDFVAVVEGEMELELDSGEKMRLKPGDSIVQRQTNHLWRNPSKDKPARMISMLTPAQAMTVDGKAIGEEGFSVHAMGKTQAQ; this is encoded by the exons ATGGCCTCATCCACCCCAATCGAGCTCTCCACAGAGCTAAACTATGACATGCCCCCCGCGAGGCGACACATCACCACACTAGACACGCAAGGGCGCTCAGTGTTCGCCCCAGAGCAAGAGATCCTCTACTGCAATCGAGGCGGCTACGCCGTCTCGTGGACGTATGCGACCAGCGAGTTCCCGGCGAATCTGAAGAGCGACGCAGATCTGCAGGGTTATCTATGCGAGGACCGCAGAAGGCCAAACTCGGTGCTGAATACTGGCAGTCGGATCGTCAACGAGGGCGGCATCAttttcaacaccaccaacttTGCTCCAGGAACCGAGACGGTGATGCACCGGACTGTCTCGTTAGATTTCGTCGCTGTGGTTGAAGGTGAGATGGAGCTGGAGTTGGATTCAGGGGAGAAAATGCGCTTGAAACCCGGG GATTCCATCGTCCAACGCCAGACGAACCATCTCTGGAGAAACCCCTCCAAGGACAAACCAGCGCGGATGATCTCCATGTTAACCCCCGCGCAAGCCATGACAGTAGACGGCAAGGCCATtggggaagaaggattcAGCGTGCACGCAATGGGAAAGACACAGGCACAGTAG
- a CDS encoding flavin-containing monooxygenase (COG:Q;~EggNog:ENOG410PIDT;~InterPro:IPR020946,IPR036188;~PFAM:PF13450;~go_function: GO:0004499 - N,N-dimethylaniline monooxygenase activity [Evidence IEA];~go_function: GO:0050660 - flavin adenine dinucleotide binding [Evidence IEA];~go_function: GO:0050661 - NADP binding [Evidence IEA];~go_process: GO:0055114 - oxidation-reduction process [Evidence IEA]) produces MSVPPPDLEALPSRYGWPTENESGYRIREQLFGTERPLRVVSLGAGVGGICLAKYLPEQLQNVSLTVYDKNPEVGGTWYENRYPGCACDIPSHIYQFSWAKNPRWSQFYSSGQEILQYLKDVVDQFDLAKFFQLQHEIIGAYWDSDRGRWEVHVRNLATGQTFVDTCDILINCSGILNAWDWPNIKGLKTFQGTLCHTADYDAQTDLEGKRVAVVGIGSSGVQIIPSILDRVSHLYCWVRSPTWMTAGFAQKYAGPDGANYLYSDEQKEYFAKNPAEYLEYCKKLEGEVSEVFKMILVGTPEAEAAKKFSIDEMRKKLGHRTDIMERIIPKTFNVGCRRPTPGNGFLEALTSDKVTTFLGAIQEVTPSGFIDHEGKEHKVDVIICATGFDTSWVPRFPIVAHGRNVQDIQRARPTSYLSMAVPNIPNFFMIGGPYFSFGHGSYTTMVELFFDNILAVIRKMQTDSIKSIAPRQDATDDFVEHADLWLKRTAWAGPCPSWFKNGKADGQLTIFPGSRLVLADLIASPRFEDYNIEYWSRNRFAFLGCGYSTKEYDSSDIAWYLGTRAGVLPAAAKHA; encoded by the exons ATGTCCGTACCACCACCAGACCTCGAGGCTCTGCCCTCTCGTTATGGCTGGCCTACCGAGAACGAGAGCGGCTACAGAATCAGAGAGCAGCTGTTCGGGACGGAGCGCCCGCTGCGCGTTGTCTCGCTCGGGGCTGGTGTGGGTGGGATCTGTCTGGCCAAGTACCTGCCAGAACAGCTACAGAACGTGTCTTTGACGGTGTATGATAAGAACCCGGAGGTTGGAGGGACGTGGTATGAGAATAG ATATCCAGGCTGCGCGTGCGACATTCCATCGCATATCTACCAG TTCTCTTGGGCGAAGAACCCGCGCTGGTCTCAGTTCTATTCCTCCGGCCAGGAAATCCTGCAGTATCTCAAGGACGTCGTAGACCAGTTCGACCTGGCCAAGTTCTTCCAGTTACAGCATGAGATCATTGGCGCGTACTGGGACTCTGATCGTGGCCGTTGGGAGGTCCATGTCCGAAACTTGGCGACTGGGCAGACGTTTGTCGATACCTGTGATATTCTCATCAACTGTAGTGGTATTCTGAA CGCCTGGGACTGGCCGAATATCAAAGGCCTGAAGACCTTCCAGGGAACTCTGTGTCACACAGCCGACTACGACGCGCAAACCGACCTCGAGGGAAAACGGGTCGCAGTTGTCGGGATCGGGAGTAGCGGCGTGCAAATTATACCCAGCATTCTCGATCGCGTCTCGCACCTGTACTGCTGGGTCCGGTCGCCGACGTGGATGACGGCCGGTTTCGCGCAAAAGTATGCAGGGCCGGACGGAGCAAACTATTTGT ACTCGGATGAGCAGAAAGAGTACTTTGCCAAAAACCCGGCAGAGTACCTCGAATACTGTAAGAAGCTCGAAGGCGAGGTCAGCGAGGTCTTCAAGATGATTCTGGTTGGGACACCAGAGGCTgaggcggcgaagaag TTTTCGATCGACgaaatgaggaagaagctcggGCATCGAACCGACATTATGGAAAGGATCATTCCCAAGACATTCAATGTTGGTTGTCGACGTCCCACA CCTGGAAACGGCTTCCTCGAAGCCCTGACCTCCGACAAAGTCACTACCTTCCTCGGCGCCATCCAGGAAGTCACCCCAAGCGGGTTCATCGACCACGAAGGCAAGGAGCACAAGGTGGACGTGATCATCTGTGCCACGGGGTTCGACACCTCCTGGGTGCCCCGATTCCCCATCGTAGCCCACGGCCGAAACGTACAGGACATTCAAAGAGCTCGACCAACCTCGTACCTCTCCATGGCTGTCCCCAACATCCCCAACTTCTTCATGATCGGCGGGCCTTACTTCTCTTTTGGCCATGGCTCGTACACAACAATGGTGgagctcttcttcgacaACATCCTGGCCGTCATCCGGAAGATGCAGACGGATAGTATCAAGTCCATCGCGCCTCGACAAGACGCCACGGATGACTTTGTCGAACACGCAGATCTCTGGCTGAAGCGAACCGCATGGGCGGGGCCGTGTCCATCATGGTTTAAGAATGGGAAGGCAGACGGGCAGCTGACGATATTCCCGGGGTCGAGGCTGGTTTTGGCAGACTTGATTGCTTCACCGAGGTTTGAGGATTATAATATCGAGTACTGGAGCCGAAATCGGTTTGCCTTCTTGGGATGTGGATACTCGACCAAGGAGTATGATAGCAGTGATATTGCTTGGTATTTGGGCACTCGCGCTGGGGTTTTGCCGGCAGCAGCGAAACACGCTTGA
- a CDS encoding uncharacterized protein (COG:Q;~EggNog:ENOG410PVUH;~InterPro:IPR002347,IPR036291,IPR020904;~PFAM:PF00106,PF13561,PF08659;~go_function: GO:0016491 - oxidoreductase activity [Evidence IEA];~go_process: GO:0055114 - oxidation-reduction process [Evidence IEA]), which produces MGRLDGKVALITGAGSGFGEAIAHGFVSQGANVLVADIAVQNGKRVADEITKKAYAGGGSAAFVELNVAQRADWEKGLEVAKSQFGKLDIVVNNAGTTYKKQESKGVSEAEFDKIIAVNVKSIYLSVAVVMPYFVERKAGVYLNTSSVAGTRVRPGQVFYGGTKGFLNTVTQGLAAEYGPEGVRVNSICPLRGATGLLEMFSGVPDTPEERARFAQSVPLRRMSEPNDIAQAAIYLASDEAAFVSGVNLPVDGGRLAV; this is translated from the exons ATGGGCCGTCTCGACGGAAAAGTAGCCCTGATCACCGGCGCCGGGTCCGGCTTTGGCGAAGCCATCGCCCATGGCTTCGTCTCTCAAGGCGCCAACGTGCTCGTCGCCGATATTGCAGTGCAGAACGGCAAGCGTGTCGCCGACGAAATCACTAAGAAAGCCTACGCTGGCGGTGGATCGGCAGCCTTTGTCGAACTCAACGTTGCGCAGCGCGCCGATTGGGAAAAAGGACTTGAGGTGGCGAAGTCGCAGTTTGGGAAACTGGACATTGTCGTGAACAATGCGGGCACGACATATAAGAAGCAAGAGAGCAAAGGTGTTTCCGAGGCCGAGTTTGACAAGATTATTGCGGTCAATGTGAAGAGTATCTATCTCAGCGTTGCAGTTGTCATGCCTTATTTTGTTGAGCGCAAGGCCGGGGTTTATTTGAATACCTCGTCCGTTGCAGGGACCAGGGTTAGACCCGGTCAGGTGTTTTATGGGGGCACGAAGGGATTTTTGAATACG GTCACGCAAGGCCTGGCAGCTGAGTACGGCCCAGAGGGCGTCCGAGTTAACTCGATCTGCCCTCTGCGAGGCGCAACCGGGCTCCTTGAGATGTTTAGCGGCGTCCCTGACACACCAGAGGAGAGAGCCCGGTTTGCGCAGAGCGTGCCTCTGCGCCGAATGTCTGAGCCGAACGATATTGCCCAGGCTGCGATCTACTTGGCGAGTGACGAGGCTGCGTTTGTCAGTGGAGTGAATCTCCCTGTGGATGGAGGACGGTTGGCTGTATAA
- a CDS encoding uncharacterized protein (COG:Q;~EggNog:ENOG410PUSE;~InterPro:IPR002347,IPR036291,IPR020904;~PFAM:PF00106,PF13561,PF08659;~go_function: GO:0016491 - oxidoreductase activity [Evidence IEA];~go_process: GO:0055114 - oxidation-reduction process [Evidence IEA]), with protein MRPAASLMRPRHLQFLRPLRTPRFPTRFSTASNADGDLIPLKDRFNLAGKSYIVTGGGRGIGYAAARAVAEVGGNVSILDLAPSPVKDFENLSREFGVKTKYIRTDITQEESVTQAFEETIGDFGKLDGCVTAAGVCPEGDFAEHNLADVKRCFDVNITGTFLAAQQTTKALLRQNTPGSIVMIASISGSCVNPGVKLSAYSASKGAVRMLCTELGVELAPVGIRVNSISPGYIDTELLAPLKAAQPKRMELMRNEPPLKRIGNRNDLTPAVVYLLSDASSYMTGGEIVISGGIHCGRIESPYL; from the exons ATGCGCCCAGCAGCCTCCTTGATGAGACCCCGCCACCTGCAATTTCTCCGCCCCTTACGCACTCCCCGATTCCCAACACGTTTCAGCACCGCCTCAAACGCAGATGGAGACCTCATTCCGTTAAAGGACCGCTTCAACCTCGCCGGGAAGTCCTACATCGTCACTGGCGGCGGGAGGGGAATCGGCTACGCTGCAGCGCGCGCAGTCGCAGAAGTTGGCGGCAATGTCTCGATCCTCGACCTCGCTCCCAGCCCAGTCAAGGACTTTGAGAACCTCTCGCGCGAATTCGGCGTCAAGACAAAGTATATCCGCACGGATATCACGCAGGAAGAGAGCGTAACGCAAGCATTTGAGGAGACGATTGGCGATTTCGGGAAATTGGATGGGTG CGTCACCGCAGCCGGCGTCTGCCCCGAAGGTGACTTTGCGGAACATAACCTGGCGGACGTCAAGCGGTGCTTTGACGTCAAT ATAACAGGAACATTCCTCGCAGCGCAACAGACAACAAAGGCCCTCCTGCGCCAAAACACACCCGGTAGCATCGTAATGATCGCATCGATCTCCGGCTCGTGCGTAAACCCGGGCGTCAAGCTCTCCGCCTACAGCGCCTCCAAGGGCGCGGTGCGCATGCTCTGCACCGAGCTCGGCGTAGAACTCGCGCCTGTGGGCATTCGCGTGAATTCGATTTCCCCGGGGTACATTGACACGGAGCTCCTGGCGCCGCTGAAGGCTGCGCAGCCTAAGCGCATGGAACTCATGCGGAATGAACCGCCGCTGAAGCGGATTGGGAATCGGAACGATCTTACTCCCGCGGTGGTGTACTTGCTTAGTGATGCCTCGTCGTATATGACGGGCGGGGAGATTGTGATTTCTGGGGGTATTCATTGTGGAAGAATTGAGAGCCCATATTTGTGA
- a CDS encoding cupin domain-containing protein (COG:S;~EggNog:ENOG410PY47;~InterPro:IPR014710,IPR011051,IPR013096;~PFAM:PF07883), which translates to MPQSIIIPHSKTDETAAVQRTSTFTGQVWSQMVISSGNIAIGNNVFMPCARTHWHTHEGGQMLYVTVGSGWICDRGGEPRRIKAGDLVWAEPGTTHWHGADENSFMAHLALGVGKTVWLEAVQDEEGAST; encoded by the coding sequence ATGCCCCAATCAATCATAATCCCGCACTCCAAAACCGACGAAACCGCCGCAGTGCAGCGCACATCGACATTCACAGGCCAGGTCTGGTCGCAGATGGTGATATCATCCGGTAACATCGCGATCGGGAACAACGTCTTTATGCCGTGCGCAAGGACGCACTGGCACACGCACGAGGGCGGCCAGATGCTCTACGTTACCGTGGGGTCCGGGTGGATTTGTGATCGCGGCGGCGAGCCGCGTAGGATCAAGGCCGGGGATCTGGTCTGGGCGGAGCCCGGCACGACGCATTGGCATGGGGCAGACGAGAATAGTTTCATGGCGCATTTGGCGCTGGGGGTGGGGAAGACGGTTTGGCTGGAGGCTGtgcaggacgaggagggggcGAGCACGTAG
- a CDS encoding uncharacterized protein (COG:S;~EggNog:ENOG410PIC4;~InterPro:IPR007325;~PFAM:PF04199;~go_function: GO:0004061 - arylformamidase activity [Evidence IEA];~go_process: GO:0019441 - tryptophan catabolic process to kynurenine [Evidence IEA]): MSQYPAYDDLPILTANEKAKRCAWGVFDKDGRKDVYGCLNKVTPAVVAKAAAEVTDGVTISLNWPLRVSPKPGFGRKGLSHKVISFVDSPLQIHGFDDEVEFNTQCSSQWDGLCHFYDQDLKRGYNDADPTIQDLVQDYGDDDGDGRLPTLNHWHARGGLATRGVLIDYKSYAERKGLSYSPFTAHKITISAIEEIAHENGIRFQPGDVFILRTGFTEAIEEIADAAERTRLASSPDSAGVEDNIDAVRWFWNRHFSAVAADNPGFEVMRPTKDGVDASGTTADYVLHPNFLALLGLHIGELWDLKALRLWISTKRHGFILA; encoded by the exons ATGAGTCAATACCCAGCCTACGATGACCTTCCGATCCTAACAGCAAATGAAAAAGCCAAACGCTGTGCGTGGGGAGTGTTCGACAAAGACGGACGCAAGGATGTATACGGCTGTCTGAACAAAGTCACACCGGCGGTCGTAGCAAAGGCGGCTGCTGAAGTCACGGATGGCGTGACAATATCGCTCAA TTGGCCCCTCCGTGTTAGCCCCAAACCTGGCTTTGGGCGTAAGGGACTGAGCCATAAAGTGATTTCTTTTGTCGACTCGCCGCTGCAGATCCATGGGTTCGATGATGAGGTTGAGTTTAATACGCAGTGTAGTTCACAGTGGGATGGGCTGT GCCATTTTTACGACCAGGATCTGAAGCGTGGGTACAACGATGCGGATCCCACAATCCAGGATCTCGTGCAGGACTACGgagacgacgacggcgacggaCGACTTCCCACGCTGAACC ATTGGCATGCACGAGGCGGCCTCGCAACACGCGGCGTCCTGATCGACTACAAGTCCTACGCAGAGCGAAAAGGACTCAGCTACTCGCCCTTTACTGCCCACAAAATCACCATCTCGGCAATCGAGGAGATCGCCCATGAGAACGGGATCCGATTCCAGCCAGGCGATGTGTTTATCCTCCGTACTGGCTTCACCGAAGCAATCGAGGAAATCGCAGACGCAGCAGAGCGGACACGCTTGGCCAGTTCCCCGGACAGCGCTGGGGTGGAGGATAACATAGATGCCGTCCGGTGGTTCTGGAATCGCCACTTCAGTGCCGTCGCGGCAGATAACCCGGGGTTTGAGGTCATGAGACCGACCAAGGACGGGGTTGATGCGAGTGGGACGACGGCTGATTATG TATTGCACCCCAACTTCCTGGCGCTGCTAGGCCTACACATTGGCGAGCTGTGGGATCTCAAGGCACT GCGCCTGTGGATCTCCACCAAACGCCATGGCTTTATTTTAGCATAG
- a CDS encoding flavin-containing monooxygenase (COG:Q;~EggNog:ENOG410PIDT;~InterPro:IPR020946,IPR036188;~PFAM:PF07992,PF00743,PF13450;~go_function: GO:0004499 - N,N-dimethylaniline monooxygenase activity [Evidence IEA];~go_function: GO:0050660 - flavin adenine dinucleotide binding [Evidence IEA];~go_function: GO:0050661 - NADP binding [Evidence IEA];~go_process: GO:0055114 - oxidation-reduction process [Evidence IEA]), with protein sequence MSAQTLTPLPLVAEATPKDNHKHNDSLPHNPVFAAHGLPPDMTIGSNTAGAHPSSTTRPIHHMEWDKHSESGYVVSQHMINESPPSKPTFRIIMVGAGAAGIDFLHYAPRKLAGLGVEIAVYDKNAEIGGTWLENRYPGCACDVPSVGYTFPWKANPRWESFYSTSQEIWRYMKEIVEEEGMMSYITLRTSVEGARWDEGRSVWVVRLRQEGGRGQWEEECDMLLNGAGFLNAWKWPEIPGLQSFKGDIFHSASYQEDYDLKGKRVAVIGSGSSGVQVCASIYPEVAELYTWVRSPTWITAAFGQQFAGKDGRNFDYTEEQKKAFDGDREQYHRYKKMIENELNKRFKLVLRNTAESDEANAYAYKEMSTKLANKPELREAIIPSSFNVACRRPTPGNGYLEALAGDKTTVFTSSIQGISEKGVIDSATGKEFEVDVIICATGFDTSFRPRFPITGLDPGVTLAEKWSSFPASYLGVGVDRFPNYFTCSGPFTPVAQGSILPIISMLTNHLMEIITKMRTQHIRRLSPKPQAVADFMEHARTFLPRTCWADPCSSWFKQGTTNGPIIMWPGSRLSFFEVLRHPNFEDYEIEYWNNGNRWGFLGEGFVDFEFTGSRDLTWYLDAYSDNKEWEGGVEFNKDPYEFRDVSGGTVPRVSR encoded by the exons ATGTCAGCTCAAACATTAACCCCCCTGCCTCTCGTTGCGGAAGCCACCCCAAAGGACAACCACAAGCACAATGACAGCCTCCCCCACAACCCTGTCTTCGCAGCCCACGGCCTGCCCCCAGATATGACAATCGGCAGCAACACCGCAGGCGCGCACCCTTCCTCAACCACGCGCCCCATCCACCACATGGAATGGGACAAGCACAGCGAAAGCGGGTACGTTGTCTCGCAACACATGATCAATGAGTCTCCGCCCAGCAAGCCTACCTTCAGAATAATCATGGTCGGCGCGGGCGCAGCCGGGATCGACTTCCTGCACTATGCACCGCGCAAGCTCGCCGGGCTGGGCGTAGAGATCGCCGTCTATGACAAGAACGCCGAAATCGGCGGGACATGGTTGGAGAACCGGTACCCCGGGTGTGCGTGCGATGTGCCGAGTGTGGGGTACACGTTTCCGTGGAAGGCGAATCCGCGGTGGGAGAGCTTTTACTCGACGAGTCAGGAGATTTGGAGGTATATGAAGGAgatcgtggaggaggaggggatgatGTCGTATATTACTCTGCGGACGAGTGTGGAGGGGGCGAGGTGGGATGAGGGGAGGAGTGTTTGGGTTGTGAGGCTGAGGCAGGagggggggagggggcagtgggaggaggagtgTGATATGCTTCTTAACGGGGCGGGATTTCTAAA TGCATGGAAGTGGCCGGAAATCCCGGGCCTTCAATCGTTCAAGGGCGATATCTTCCACTCGGCGAGCTACCAGGAGGACTACGACCTCAAGGGCAAGCGGGTGGCCGTGATTGGGTCTGGCAGCTCTGGAGTCCAGGTGTGTGCGTCGATCTACCCAGAGGTGGCAGAGTTGTATACCTGGGTTAGAAGCCCAACCTGGATCACCGCTGCGTTTGGACAGCAGTTTGCTGGCAAGGATGGACGCAACTTTGACT ACACAGAAGAGCAAAAGAAGGCGTTTGATGGCGACCGAGAGCAGTACCACAGGTACAAGAAGATGATCGAAAATGAACTGAACAAGCGATTCAAGCTTGTGTTGAGGAACACAGCAGAGTCAGACGAGGCGAATGCA TACGCATACAAGGAAATGTCAACGAAACTAGCCAACAAGCCTGAACTGCGCGAGGCAATCATCCCGTCAAGCTTCAACGTCGCCTGCCGCCGCCCAACACCCGGAAACGGATACCTGGAAGCCCTGGCTGGCGACAAAACCACGGTTTtcaccagcagcatccagGGAATCTCCGAAAAGGGGGTCATCGACTCAGCCACGGGCAAGGAATTCGAGGTCGACGTGATAATCTGCGCAACAGGCTTCGATACCTCCTTCCGACCTCGATTCCCCATCACAGGGCTCGACCCCGGGGTCACACTGGCTGAGAAATGGAGTTCGTTCCCGGCGAGCTACCTGGGCGTTGGCGTGGATAGATTCCCAAATTACTTCACATGCTCGGGGCCGTTTACGCCTGTTGCGCAGGGGTCGATTCTTCCGATCATTTCCATGTTGACAAACCACCTGATGGAAATCATCACGAAAATGCGCACGCAGCATATTCGCCGTCTGAGTCCCAAGCCTCAAGCCGTTGCTGACTTTATGGAACACGCACGCACATTCCTCCCGCGGACGTGCTGGGCAGATCCGTGTTCCTCGTGGTTCAAGCAGGGGACCACAAACGGTCCAATTATCATGTGGCCAGGCTCGAGACTTTCATTTTTTGAAGTCCTGCGCCATCCGAACTTTGAAGACTACGAAATCGAGTACTGGAATAACGGGAACAGATGGGGCTTTCTAGGCGAGGGCTTTGTGGATTTCGAATTTACAGGCAGCAGGGATCTGACCTGGTATCTGGATGCCTACTCGGATAAcaaggagtgggagggaGGCGTGGAGTTCAATAAGGACCCATATGAGTTTCGCGATGTGAGTGGCGGCACTGTGCCGAGAGTGTCTAGATAG
- a CDS encoding uncharacterized protein (COG:Q;~EggNog:ENOG410PP34;~InterPro:IPR036291,IPR002347,IPR020904;~go_function: GO:0016491 - oxidoreductase activity [Evidence IEA];~go_process: GO:0055114 - oxidation-reduction process [Evidence IEA]), with translation METNFWGPCRIMKAALPGMRSRRSGTIVNISSTAGLRVLPTYSHYSATKHALEAISEGLAQEAAQFNVRIQLVEPGAFRTNFLGKDNIQYAPLSDPYTTGVCADMLRVLGEMDGNQAGDPVVAAERIWEVVMGEGMARGKGLGLRLPLGSDCIKTVREKMEKVGADLDRFGDIARSTDAR, from the coding sequence ATGGAAACCAACTTCTGGGGCCCCTGCCGAATCATGAAGGCCGCCCTCCCAGGGATGCGGTCCCGACGCTCCGGCACAATCGTCAACATCTCGTCGACAGCAGGTCTGCGCGTTCTTCCAACGTACAGCCACTACTCGGCAACTAAACACGCACTCGAAGCCATCAGCGAAGGACTTGCACAGGAAGCCGCGCAGTTCAACGTGCGAATCCAGCTCGTCGAACCGGGCGCGTTCAGGACGAATTTCCTCGGCAAGGATAACATCCAGTATGCGCCGCTGAGCGACCCGTATACGACGGGCGTGTGTGCGGATATGCTACGAGTTCTAGGCGAGATGGATGGAAACCAGGCGGGGGATCCGGTGGTTGCAGCGGAGAGGATCTGGGAGGTTGTCATGGGGGAGGGCATGGCGAGGGGGAAGGGGTTGGGGTTAAGGCTGCCGCTGGGTTCGGATTGTATCAAGACggtgagggagaagatggagaaagTTGGGGCGGATTTGGACCGGTTTGGTGATATCGCGCGGAGTACTGATGCGAGATGA